From Oryza sativa Japonica Group chromosome 4, ASM3414082v1, one genomic window encodes:
- the LOC4336526 gene encoding vacuolar iron transporter homolog 2: MARAQWLRAAVLGANDGLVSVASLMIGIGAVNENNKAMLVSGLAGLVAGACSMAIGEFVSVYAQYDIEVTQIERDGDIDGADAAAAREKLPSPTQAAFASALAFAIGGLLPLLTSGFIKPWGPRVGVVCAASSVGLAGFGAAGGYLGGANMVRSGTRVLLGGWLAMLITYAVLRLFATIFHGMNISSSA; encoded by the coding sequence ATGGCCCGCGCGCAGTGGCTCCGCGCCGCGGTCCTCGGCGCCAACGACGGGCTCGTCTCCGTGGCGTCCCTCATGATCGGCATCGGCGCCGTGAACGAAAACAACAAGGCCATGCTCGTGTCCGGGCTGGCCGGGCTCGTGGCCGGCGCGTGCAGCATGGCCATCGGCGAGTTCGTGTCCGTGTACGCGCAGTACGACATCGAGGTGACGCAGATCGAGCGCGACGGCGACATCGACGGCGCCGATGCCGCGGCCGCGAGGGAGAAACTGCCGAGCCCGACGCAGGCCGCGTTCGCGTCGGCGCTGGCGTTCGCGATCGGCGGCCTCCTGCCGTTGCTGACGAGCGGGTTCATCAAGCCGTGGGGCCCCAGGGTCGGCGTCGTGTGCGCCGCGAGCAGCGTCGGGCTGGCCGGCTTCGGCGCCGCGGGCGGGTACCTCGGCGGCGCCAACATGGTGAGGTCCGGCACTAGGGTCCTCCTCGGCGGCTGGCTCGCCATGCTCATCACCTACGCCGTGCTCCGGCTGTTCGCGACGATCTTTCACGGCATGAACATCTCGTCGTCGGCGTGA